The genomic stretch AGGCAATACATAATCCCGGCCATCCATGAATGCAACTGCCTTGGAGGCCAGATTCAAATTGATACTAGCCCGTGGAGATACCCCAAACTGAATGTACTTTGCCTCATCCTTTAACCCATACTGGGTAGGGAATCTGGTGGCAAATACCAATTCTATAATATAGTGCTCAAGAGGCTCTGCCATTTTCACGGAATTGATCTGGTCACGGATCTCAAAGATATCCTGCTTGGATAGCATGGCATTCACCTCAGAGCTGAATGACATGTTGGCCATCCTTCGCATTACTTCCATTTCGTCGGCCTTGCTTGGATAATCAATATGCACTTTCATCATAAACCTATCCACCTGTGCTTCAGGAAGAGGATAGGTTCCTTCCTGATCTACCGGGTTTTGGGTGGCTAACACTAAGAATGGACGGTCAAGATGGTAGGTGGTCTCGCCTATGGTAACTTGTTTTTCCTGCATCGCCTCCAATAGCGCCGACTGAACTTTGGCAGGAGACCGGTTCACTTCATCCGCAAGAATGAGGTTGGAAAAAATCGGCCCCTTCTTCACTTCGAAATTGGCCGCCTGCTGATTGTAGATCATTGTTCCGATGAGATCTGCAGGAAGTAGATCCGGTGTAAACTGAATCCTGTTGAAATCCAAGTGTAGCACTTTGGCCAGGGTGTTTACCGTCAAGGTCTTTGCCAGTCCCGGCACCCCTTCCAGAAGAATGTGTCCATTGGTAAAAAGTCCAATCAACAACCGGTTGACCATACGATCCTGGCCAACTACTACTTTTCTTACTTCCTGTATTACGTCTGCTATTTTTTCCTGATGCATGGAATTGAATCTTTGAGTGCTGTTTACCGGAGACTAAAATAGAGCTTTTTGTCCCAAAGGACAATCTTAAATCTTAGAAGCGGTAATGCATAGCCAAGAAAGGGAATTTAGGATATTTTAAGAAGATTGTCGGAGTTGATAGTGGTAAAGAGGGGATGTTGTAAAGTTGTCCACTCAATTATGTCTCGGCTTATTCAAGACAGTCTTTTTAAACCCAGTGAGTCCGAGCTTGTGATATATCGTTTGCTCATCGATCTCCTGCACTTCTCCGACTTTAAAGCCACTAATTGTCAGCTTCTCCATAGACCAACGCACCAGTCGAAGGGTAGGATGGCCTATAGCCGCAGTCATCTTCCGCACCTGCCTGTTTTTTCCTTCGATCAGGGTCAAAGAAATCCAAGTGTCCGGAATAGATGCCCTATATCGTATCGGGGGATTGCGGTCCGGAAGTGAAGGGGCAGGATCCAAAACTTTTGCAATTGCAGGTTTGGTTTTATAATCCCGCCCATCCACGTTGATGACTACCCCCTGCATCAGCTCTTTCAAAGAAGCAGCTTCGGGCGTTCCTTCGACCTGCGCATAATAGGTGCGCTGGTGTCCAAACCGGGGATTCAATAAATGATGATTTAGTGATTTGTCATCGGTGATTATCAGAAGACCCTCAGAGTCCTTGTCCAGCCTTCCTACAGGATAGACCTCCTTTGGAAAATCAAAAAGAGAGGCAAGCGTCTGCCCCTCTCCCGAAAATTGACATAAAACCCCAAAGGGCTTGTAAATGATATAGTATCTGGCCACCGTCAGTTTCTTAACTTCCGCAGCCGATGCAGTCTATGCTGGAATCAGTAGGTTTCACCCCGTCACGTTCCATCTTCAGGTTATGGATTTTGTCTCTGATTTCCATGTCCGCAAACATATCTCCTGTGATTTGTGCTTCCAAAGCTTGGATTTGCTCGTTGTAGTTTTGAATTTGTGCTTCGCTCATAAAAGTTATAGTTCAAGGGTTGGATTGATATTCTAAAATAGTCAACGATCCTGAAAAGTTCCTGACCGTGGCCTCATATTTTCTTCAAAAATGATTCCAACTGGACTTCAGAAACTTACCTTTCAAATAAATTTAAAATAAATGCCTGCCTCAGACCTTGTAAAATTACGCCAACATCTCCATCAAAATCCTGAACTAGCAGGTGAGGAAGTCACTACAGCTAAAGAAATTTTAGTTTTTTTTAAAGCTCTCAGGCCGGATCACATCATACAGAATTTAGGGGGAAATGGGCTTGCGTTTGTTTTTGAAGGAGAAAAACCGGGAAATCGAAGTCTGTTCAGAGCAGAGCTGGATGCCCTTCCCATACAGGAAACAGGAAATCCTACCTACAAAAGCCAAACCGAAGGCAAAGCCCATCTCTGTGGACACGACGGCCATATGGCGATTATCTGTGGACTTGGAGAAAAACTAGCTGCCCAAAGACCTAAAAATGGAGAGGTAGTACTGCTGTTCCAGCCTGCTGAAGAAACAGGAGAAGGTGCCAGATGGATTTTGGACGATCCGGAATTCCATCAGATCAAGCCTGTTTTTGCTTTTGCCTTACATAATCTACCTGGCTTTCCCTTACACCAAGCAGTTATTCGTAAAGGCACCTTCGCTGCGGGAAGTACTGGTCTTACCATCACACTAACAGGTAAAACCTCACATGCGGCGCATCCCGACGCAGGAATCAACCCTGCCCAGGCAATTGCGCAATTGATCCAAGCTCTTCCCAAGCTTACTGAAAACCTGCAAGCTTTCGCCTTGGTGACGGTGATTCATGCTGAAATTGGAAGCTTGGCTTTTGGGACAAGTGCCGGAAAAGGAAGTTTGAGTCTGACCATAAGGGCATTCGATCAGGGGGATCTTGATAGCCTCATAGAGACAATCACAGAGAAAGCCAAAAGAATCGCTTTTGCCGAAAAACTGGATATGGATTTCAAATTTGTGGAATCATTTGCCGTTTCCCACAATGATCCTAAGGCCGCTGAAATAGCGGAAAATGTATTGGAAAGCATGAATATAGATCTCTTTGAAAAGCCGGAACCTTTCCGCTGGTCGGAAGACTTCGGCTTGTTCAGTCAATCCTGCCCTGCCTATTTATTTGGATTAGGTGCGGGAGAAAACAGTCCCCAGCTTCACGAGCCTACTTATGACTTTCCTGATGAACTGATAGAAACCGGGGTTAAAATTTTTGAGGGGATTGTCAGAAAAGTCAACGGATGAAAGATTAAAATATGGATATACGGAATGATGCCAGTAGCCATATTTCTTTCGCCCATGCGAGTGTCTCCACTCGCATACCAAAAGCCAGTTAGGAGACACTAACTAGGGCGAAGAAAAAATGCCGTGAGTGGGACACTCACGACGGCAAGTGGCCTAAATGCTAGTGTTAATCAAATTCTATTATCCTTTAGCCTCATTATTGGTAGAAAAGCGGATATACATTAAACTAACTCTAAGTCCAGCTTCTGGAGAAGCAGGACAGCCAAAGTTTTCAAAACCTGAAAGGTCTGCTGGAACAGAAAATTCAGTTTCCAAAATATCCAAGCCCGGCTTTTGGAAAATCAGGGCACTGAAGAAACTACTGTGCCCTCTGTGAAAAGCTCTGTGCTCACTGTGGTTAGAAAGATAAAAGGAAAGCCGACTTTCGCCGGCTTTTTTAATAATTTAAAGATCTGAGTATTCCGCTGGATACAGCAATTTTGTATCATTCCGGGATACCGTATTGGCATATTCCGGAAGGTCTTTCATTCCTGCCCAGTCCGGGTCTGCCCCGAATTGCTTCCAGTGTTCATTTCTGATGTCCATGTTTTCATGGGTAGTCATATACACCAGGTTAGGCATATTAGCTCCGGCGATAGTCTCTCCGTAAAAGATCGGACTGCAGTTTAACTTTTCGAAGATATCCATTTCCCCAGAATTAAACATTTTCACTTTCTGCTTATAAAGGCGCTCCGTGGCAGCTTCATAACTTCTCAGTTCATACACCCTCTCCTTCTTAGCGTTGGTCAGTTTTGATTCTGCAAATTTAGGCTGTCCGCTCATTGCCTGGAGCAGGGAGGTTTCGATTCGTTTGTAGGGAGGGCTGGTATGTGAAGCTTGGATGTAAGCACTTCCAGCGGTCTGATAAGCCTGATCTTTTGCCAGTTTATCTTCCAGTCCCACATATTGATCCAGTGACTTGAATGGCAGGAAAAGATAAACTGCTTTGCCAGCATTGGGCTGGGAGGCTATGGGTTTGAAAACCCCTACTTTCGCTATACCATGCTTGTGGGCGGCGGGTATAAAAGCATTGGCCAGGTAGTCGTCCAGCATTGCCTCCTGTTCCGCATTTTCTATATGGTAGGTTCGCAATTCATAGAAATCTCTCTTTTGTGCCATAAGATTTGTGCTCATGACAAATGCCACTGCTATGGCACATAAGGAGAACAGTTTTTTTGCTTTCATTTAGGTTAGGTTTTAGGTTTAATTGTTTGGAATAGCGTACATCCCATCGACTAAAGTACTGCTTAGTGGGCAAGGATAAAAACCATTCGTGGATTTGAAAGGAATGGGTAATTCTATCCCGCTAAGTCCGGACTGGGACTCCGCAAAAATAGCTGCGGCCTCAGTGGTTTTTTAACTAGAAAAGCCGACTTACGCCGGCTTTTTTTATTATTGGTTTGTTTGTGCTTTTTTCATTGGATTACTACCTGTAGATGTGCCTCGGGCCGCACCGGATCCTTTGAATAATTCGAATCTTGTCGGCTGATATTGTCGTGGCCAATAGTTGCTTGACTCATCAATATCCGCGGTTTCTCTTTTAGGGTCTAGGATGATTTGAGTCACTTCCTTCTCTTTCACAAATACTTTCGTGACCTGAGATTCATTTTTTCTCCATATTTCCACAGGAATACGATCGATCTCTGATGTACCATCGGCATATTGGAATTCTAAAATGATCGGCATAACCAAGCCACCTACATTCTTGAAAGTAATTTCATAGAAATTTAAATCACTTTCCATCAACTCCTTTTCCTTTGGGGAAAGGCTTGCCATAAACCGCTTATAGCTTTCCTCATCTGCAGGAGTTACGGTAAATGGATTATAGCTGGTGTAGAAATCATGCGTTTCAGGATCTGCCTCAATGACCGTTTCTTTGACGTCATTTCTGTTAAACTCTTTGGATACATAATCCTCTTCCCGATCAGCCTCTGCCTTCAGGTCCGCCATTTTTTCAGCTGGAGTACGATTGTCCATTTTGTAAAGTGAGACATTTTCGATGGCAATATCTACTGGTTCGGTACCGTAGAACCAGCCTCTCCAGAACCAGTCTAGATCCACTGCCGAGGCGTCTTCCATGGTGCGGAAAAAGTCATCAGGAGTCGGATGCTTGAACATCCATCGGCGGGAATACTCTTTGAATGCGAAATCAAACAATTCCCTTCCCATGATGGTCTCCCGAAGGATATTCAGGGCAGTAGCTGGTTTTGCGTATGCATTAGGCCCGAACTGGATAATATTCTCAGAGTTGGTCATGATAGGCTCCAAGGTGTTTTTGGAGCTCCTCATATAAGGAACAATCTTATGGGCTGGTCCACGGCGGGAAGGGTAGTTACGGTCCCATTCTTGTTCAGCCATGAATTGCATAAAAGTATTTAGCCCCTCATCCATCCATGTCCACTGCCTTTCGTCGGAATTTACGATCATAGGGAAATAGTTGTGCCCTACTTCGTGAATAATCACACTGATCATCCCATGTTTTACTGCATCAGAATAGGTGCCGTCAGGATCAGGACGCCCATAATTAAAGCAGATCATAGGATACTCCATTCCATTGGCGGCTTCTACAGAGATTGCTGTTGGGTAAGGGTAATCAAAGGTGTGAGAAGAATAGGATTTAAGCGTATGAGCGACTACCCGGGTAGAGTATTGACCGTAAAGAGGATTAGCCTCCTTGGCATAGTAAGACATAGCCATTACATCTTTTCCTCCCTGCTTTACAGCCATTGCGTCCCAGATGAATTTACGGGAAGATGTCCAGGCAAAATCCCGTACATTTTGAGCCTTAAACTTCCAGGTTTTCTTAGCTGTGGATTTCCCTTTTTCAAATTCTATCGCTTCGTCCTGGGTACGGATCACTACTGGGGCATCGTACGTTTTCTTGGCAGTGTTCCATCGATTCAATTCCGTAGAGGAAAGAACCTGACTGGCATTCTGAAGTTCTCCTGTGGCTCCGACCATATGGTCTGCCGGCACAGTGATATTCACTTCATAATTACCAAATACCAAAGCAAACTCACCAGAACCCATGAATTGCTTGTTCTGCCATCCTTCGAAATCTGAATAAACAGCCATTCTAGGAAACCACTCTGCCATGGTGTAGAGGTAATTGTCATCTCCCTCGAAGTATTCATATCCAGGACGCCCACCTATGTAACCAACTCTGTTGGTGATATTAAAGGTCCAGTCCACACCAAATGTGAAGCTA from Algoriphagus sp. NG3 encodes the following:
- a CDS encoding MoxR family ATPase, with amino-acid sequence MHQEKIADVIQEVRKVVVGQDRMVNRLLIGLFTNGHILLEGVPGLAKTLTVNTLAKVLHLDFNRIQFTPDLLPADLIGTMIYNQQAANFEVKKGPIFSNLILADEVNRSPAKVQSALLEAMQEKQVTIGETTYHLDRPFLVLATQNPVDQEGTYPLPEAQVDRFMMKVHIDYPSKADEMEVMRRMANMSFSSEVNAMLSKQDIFEIRDQINSVKMAEPLEHYIIELVFATRFPTQYGLKDEAKYIQFGVSPRASINLNLASKAVAFMDGRDYVLPEDIKEIAEDVLNHRIILNYEAEADGINTRDLVKILMEKVPINKSVTLK
- a CDS encoding pseudouridine synthase, with translation MARYYIIYKPFGVLCQFSGEGQTLASLFDFPKEVYPVGRLDKDSEGLLIITDDKSLNHHLLNPRFGHQRTYYAQVEGTPEAASLKELMQGVVINVDGRDYKTKPAIAKVLDPAPSLPDRNPPIRYRASIPDTWISLTLIEGKNRQVRKMTAAIGHPTLRLVRWSMEKLTISGFKVGEVQEIDEQTIYHKLGLTGFKKTVLNKPRHN
- a CDS encoding amidohydrolase, with translation MPASDLVKLRQHLHQNPELAGEEVTTAKEILVFFKALRPDHIIQNLGGNGLAFVFEGEKPGNRSLFRAELDALPIQETGNPTYKSQTEGKAHLCGHDGHMAIICGLGEKLAAQRPKNGEVVLLFQPAEETGEGARWILDDPEFHQIKPVFAFALHNLPGFPLHQAVIRKGTFAAGSTGLTITLTGKTSHAAHPDAGINPAQAIAQLIQALPKLTENLQAFALVTVIHAEIGSLAFGTSAGKGSLSLTIRAFDQGDLDSLIETITEKAKRIAFAEKLDMDFKFVESFAVSHNDPKAAEIAENVLESMNIDLFEKPEPFRWSEDFGLFSQSCPAYLFGLGAGENSPQLHEPTYDFPDELIETGVKIFEGIVRKVNG
- a CDS encoding NIPSNAP family protein translates to MKAKKLFSLCAIAVAFVMSTNLMAQKRDFYELRTYHIENAEQEAMLDDYLANAFIPAAHKHGIAKVGVFKPIASQPNAGKAVYLFLPFKSLDQYVGLEDKLAKDQAYQTAGSAYIQASHTSPPYKRIETSLLQAMSGQPKFAESKLTNAKKERVYELRSYEAATERLYKQKVKMFNSGEMDIFEKLNCSPIFYGETIAGANMPNLVYMTTHENMDIRNEHWKQFGADPDWAGMKDLPEYANTVSRNDTKLLYPAEYSDL
- a CDS encoding M1 family metallopeptidase, yielding MKKLLALAALAVTGIFPAFAQHSEQNHAERFEQLGPMLRSPNVYRTASGAPGHMYWQQQANYVIDVELDDTNQSIKGSEKVTYINNSPDQLRYLWIQLEENQRGGDSDTPKAAESSIGSRMTLRNLEGLIWANDDFGYKVLEVKDAKGNPLPVTVNKTMMRIDLPTPLKAGDSFTFGVDWTFNITNRVGYIGGRPGYEYFEGDDNYLYTMAEWFPRMAVYSDFEGWQNKQFMGSGEFALVFGNYEVNITVPADHMVGATGELQNASQVLSSTELNRWNTAKKTYDAPVVIRTQDEAIEFEKGKSTAKKTWKFKAQNVRDFAWTSSRKFIWDAMAVKQGGKDVMAMSYYAKEANPLYGQYSTRVVAHTLKSYSSHTFDYPYPTAISVEAANGMEYPMICFNYGRPDPDGTYSDAVKHGMISVIIHEVGHNYFPMIVNSDERQWTWMDEGLNTFMQFMAEQEWDRNYPSRRGPAHKIVPYMRSSKNTLEPIMTNSENIIQFGPNAYAKPATALNILRETIMGRELFDFAFKEYSRRWMFKHPTPDDFFRTMEDASAVDLDWFWRGWFYGTEPVDIAIENVSLYKMDNRTPAEKMADLKAEADREEDYVSKEFNRNDVKETVIEADPETHDFYTSYNPFTVTPADEESYKRFMASLSPKEKELMESDLNFYEITFKNVGGLVMPIILEFQYADGTSEIDRIPVEIWRKNESQVTKVFVKEKEVTQIILDPKRETADIDESSNYWPRQYQPTRFELFKGSGAARGTSTGSNPMKKAQTNQ